The proteins below are encoded in one region of Serratia symbiotica:
- a CDS encoding IS3 family transposase (programmed frameshift), which yields MKKRNFSAEFKRESAQLVVDQNYTVADAASAMDVGLSTMTRWVKQLRDERQGKIPKASPITPEQIEIRELRKKIQRIEMENEIFKKGYRALDVRLPEQFSIIGKLRAHYPVVTLCHVFGVHRSSYKYWKNRPEKPDGRRAVLRSQVLELHSVSHGSAGARSIATMATMKGFRMGRWLAGRLMKELGLVSCQQPTHRYKCGGLEHIAIPNHLERQFAVTEPNQVWCGDVTYIWTGRRWAYLAVVLDLFARKPVGWAMSFSPDSRLTIKALEMAWEARGKPAGVMFHSDQGSHYTSRQFRQSLWRYRIRQSMSRRGNCWDNSPMERFFRSLKNEWVPVTGYINFSDAAHAITDYIVGYYSALRPHEYNGGLPPNESENRYWKNSNAVASFS from the exons ATGAAAAAAAGAAATTTCAGTGCAGAGTTCAAACGCGAATCCGCTCAACTGGTCGTTGACCAGAACTACACCGTGGCAGATGCAGCCAGTGCTATGGATGTCGGCCTTTCCACAATGACGCGATGGGTGAAGCAGTTGCGTGATGAGCGGCAGGGAAAAATACCTAAAGCCTCTCCCATTACTCCTGAACAAATTGAAATACGTGAGCTGAGGAAAAAAATACAACGTATTGAAATGGAAAACGAAATAT TTAAAAAAGGCTACCGCGCTCTTGATGTCAGACTCCCTGAACAGTTCTCGATAATCGGGAAACTCAGAGCGCATTATCCGGTGGTCACACTCTGCCACGTGTTCGGGGTTCATCGCAGCAGCTACAAATACTGGAAAAACCGTCCTGAAAAACCAGATGGCAGACGAGCTGTATTACGCAGCCAGGTACTGGAACTGCATAGCGTCAGCCATGGCTCTGCTGGCGCAAGGAGTATCGCAACTATGGCAACCATGAAGGGCTTCAGGATGGGACGATGGCTCGCCGGCAGGCTCATGAAAGAGCTGGGGCTGGTCAGTTGTCAACAGCCCACTCATCGGTATAAATGCGGTGGCCTTGAACACATCGCTATCCCGAATCACCTTGAGCGGCAGTTCGCAGTGACAGAGCCTAATCAGGTGTGGTGTGGCGATGTGACCTATATCTGGACAGGCAGGCGCTGGGCCTACCTCGCCGTTGTTCTCGACCTGTTCGCGAGAAAACCGGTGGGCTGGGCAATGTCGTTCTCACCGGACAGCAGGCTGACCATCAAAGCGCTGGAGATGGCGTGGGAGGCCCGGGGAAAACCAGCCGGAGTGATGTTCCACAGCGATCAGGGCAGCCATTACACAAGCAGACAGTTCCGGCAGTCACTGTGGAGGTATCGGATCAGACAGAGTATGAGTCGGCGTGGAAACTGCTGGGATAATAGCCCAATGGAGCGCTTCTTCAGGAGTCTGAAGAACGAATGGGTACCGGTGACGGGTTACATAAACTTCAGCGATGCAGCCCACGCAATAACGGACTATATCGTTGGGTATTACAGCGCGCTCAGGCCGCATGAATATAACGGTGGGTTACCACCAAACGAATCGGAAAACCGATACTGGAAAAACTCTAACGCGGTGGCCAGTTTTAGTTGA
- a CDS encoding integrase catalytic domain-containing protein has product MEKHGHLSLNPALREQLLKVSASSIDRLLKEAHTTAGKKRNRVVNHVSKSIPVRMFTEHERHSPGFMEMDLVAHCGRHLSGTFLWTLSMTDIASGWTECVALPARNAELIIRAVDNVQKNLPFPLLGLDVDNGAEFINEALFEYCSARCIALTRSRPYRKNDQAWIEQKNGSVVRKLAGYGRLDGEPAVKAMNQMYMANRLFINFFQPSFKLLETQRIGGKTVRRHDAPKTPYNRLIELHTLRAELRGHFDDIIHALDPLKLLEAIRLSQHQLARIAVGDPVEDKNSDLTTFLQGLSVAWQEGTVNPLHHPAPSKPGHWRTRADPVADVWNEIEYWLKDEPQLGSTELLLRLEDLYPGKFTEGHRRTLQRRLQEWRIKVVRELVYGTRADGNILAEARK; this is encoded by the coding sequence ATGGAGAAACACGGGCACCTCAGTCTGAATCCGGCACTCCGCGAACAACTTCTGAAAGTCAGTGCATCGTCCATCGATCGCCTGTTGAAAGAAGCACATACCACCGCAGGTAAAAAGCGTAACCGGGTGGTTAACCACGTCAGTAAAAGTATTCCGGTCAGGATGTTCACCGAGCATGAACGGCATTCTCCGGGATTTATGGAGATGGATCTCGTGGCACACTGTGGCCGACATCTCTCTGGCACCTTTTTGTGGACGCTGTCGATGACTGATATCGCCAGCGGATGGACTGAATGCGTGGCGTTACCAGCACGTAATGCTGAGTTGATCATCCGGGCAGTTGATAATGTTCAAAAAAATCTGCCATTTCCGCTGCTCGGCCTTGATGTTGATAACGGAGCTGAATTTATCAACGAGGCTTTATTTGAATACTGCTCTGCCAGATGTATCGCGCTGACACGTTCCCGGCCATACCGAAAAAACGATCAGGCCTGGATAGAGCAAAAAAATGGTTCTGTGGTCAGAAAGCTGGCGGGATATGGTCGTCTTGACGGTGAACCTGCAGTAAAAGCGATGAACCAGATGTATATGGCTAATCGATTATTTATTAACTTCTTTCAGCCATCGTTCAAGCTTCTGGAGACGCAACGTATTGGCGGGAAAACGGTTCGCAGGCATGACGCTCCCAAAACGCCCTATAATCGCCTGATAGAGCTGCATACCCTGCGTGCTGAGCTTCGGGGTCATTTTGACGATATCATCCACGCACTTGACCCATTGAAGTTGCTGGAAGCCATTCGACTTTCTCAACACCAGTTGGCGCGAATAGCTGTCGGGGATCCCGTCGAAGACAAAAACAGCGATTTAACCACATTTTTGCAGGGCCTCTCCGTAGCCTGGCAGGAAGGAACCGTGAATCCTTTACATCATCCTGCACCATCAAAACCCGGCCACTGGCGAACCCGGGCAGATCCCGTCGCTGACGTCTGGAACGAAATAGAATACTGGTTGAAAGATGAGCCGCAGCTGGGTAGTACCGAATTACTTCTCAGGCTTGAAGACCTGTATCCGGGGAAATTTACTGAAGGCCATCGCAGAACACTGCAACGCAGGTTACAGGAATGGCGGATCAAGGTGGTCAGAGAATTGGTGTACGGAACTCGTGCTGACGGTAACATTTTAGCTGAAGCAAGAAAGTAA
- a CDS encoding MFS transporter, which translates to MITIDPEIKKLLHSCSAMNAIRMATGSFHVFFLFSMGVSISEIAILQMVFSISIFVFELPTGILGDKLGVKQNVILSCFFYALFFPLCTFAPNMYLLVMAEVCYALGACFFSGADSTWIKGLVDRLPGESRESNIYHHYMSYVREVNALMNSVSGVIGVIIVVLIGNYSAAYYLCGASFIFLVFAFSKIDSVSEKKYVQNIKEKFNVYLHTKNALQLLVSTKVGIYYILICGLVVAAMQPVFHFWQPFILNQNELLNNATKNQEIVILGGCFFSYSFIKYLFNRYFMKTLLTRYNPMKITLLATIFAAISMLTLILIKGQWLPIVIFTMFHSFFSVPMSQFDSEFFKHLNNNNNSNTVLSIVSLLARVFGIVSLLIIGVMAKSLPLSSAFVFSFICILSVIPVTIAWIRYIDKNEENKDGIIGVAE; encoded by the coding sequence ATGATAACAATTGATCCAGAGATAAAAAAACTATTACACAGTTGTTCTGCCATGAATGCGATAAGAATGGCTACTGGTTCTTTTCATGTTTTTTTCCTTTTTTCAATGGGAGTTTCAATCTCAGAAATAGCCATTTTGCAAATGGTTTTTAGCATATCTATTTTTGTATTTGAGTTGCCAACCGGAATATTGGGTGACAAGCTAGGTGTAAAACAAAATGTAATTCTATCTTGTTTTTTCTATGCTCTATTCTTTCCGTTATGTACGTTTGCTCCGAACATGTATTTACTGGTTATGGCCGAAGTTTGTTATGCGCTTGGCGCATGTTTTTTTTCTGGTGCAGATAGTACATGGATTAAGGGGTTAGTCGATAGGCTGCCAGGCGAAAGTCGTGAGTCTAATATATATCACCATTACATGTCATATGTAAGAGAAGTAAATGCATTAATGAATTCTGTATCAGGTGTCATTGGTGTAATTATTGTTGTACTAATTGGAAATTATAGCGCTGCGTATTACTTATGCGGTGCATCATTTATCTTTTTGGTATTCGCTTTCAGCAAAATAGATTCAGTAAGTGAAAAGAAATATGTACAAAACATTAAAGAAAAATTTAATGTTTACTTGCATACAAAAAATGCCTTACAGCTGTTAGTGTCAACAAAAGTTGGTATTTACTATATATTAATATGCGGGTTAGTCGTGGCAGCAATGCAACCCGTATTTCATTTCTGGCAACCATTCATTTTAAATCAAAATGAATTATTGAATAATGCTACAAAGAATCAAGAGATCGTGATTTTAGGCGGATGTTTTTTCTCTTACTCATTTATAAAATATCTCTTCAATAGATATTTTATGAAAACTCTATTGACTAGATACAACCCGATGAAAATAACTTTATTGGCGACTATTTTTGCGGCTATATCTATGCTTACACTGATTTTAATAAAGGGACAATGGCTTCCAATAGTGATATTTACTATGTTCCATAGCTTCTTTTCAGTCCCGATGAGCCAATTTGACTCTGAGTTCTTTAAACACTTAAATAATAATAATAACTCAAACACTGTTTTATCTATTGTTAGTTTACTTGCACGAGTTTTTGGTATTGTATCTCTTCTCATCATAGGGGTTATGGCAAAAAGCTTACCTCTATCATCGGCGTTTGTGTTTTCTTTTATTTGTATATTAAGTGTGATTCCGGTCACTATCGCATGGATAAGATATATTGATAAAAATGAAGAAAACAAAGATGGAATCATTGGAGTTGCGGAATGA
- a CDS encoding ThiF family adenylyltransferase, protein MKIQLNRSLPIKYVEAENKIVCGQTFMDITEIEDCPAFLLELLEELNIPAEFDYVAERYNQSASEEAYNINEILNNLIEEKIVSYTWEQDRYDRHRLFFELSGMNQADSMNTLRDATVGIIGTGGIGSNVATLLAAAGIGCLKVSDGDLIEESNLTRTTTFKESQIGTLKIDSLKANLAEQNSFCEVHTLTHLLSRDKLHEFISFFSDCDILVLSADPSNAFELIGRLHSEINIPVINAGYLGRMGLVGPIMDAHSKPGFEQLFNRDVFENINTTIRINKKYQAPSYGPLNYIVSSICSHEVIKFITTGNSILKEKRLIINPDNYETLVYDYKKDLNLNSPTQHYPDNGTTDQFDIIADFYKNHREGASLNRVILDDYVKEVILKREYATALDIGCGIGTYSRMLDLCSARVVALDTNKKMLDVAREKGGQIEYIQCDLIEYESDSLFDFIILSLVLDHINDYCSYIKKVRSILSREGRVLCIVPNHVKDSCTSHQNDKMVIENYFYEGVQTKSRLDEHGNFLCELNSFKRNLSTYVNSFIDAGFSLVSIKEPRHPDKMHLGHNFPYFTVLEFKYGN, encoded by the coding sequence ATGAAAATTCAATTAAATAGATCTCTTCCAATAAAGTATGTAGAAGCAGAAAATAAAATTGTATGCGGTCAAACCTTTATGGACATAACGGAGATAGAAGACTGCCCTGCATTCTTACTTGAACTTCTTGAGGAACTGAACATTCCAGCAGAATTTGACTATGTTGCCGAAAGATACAATCAGTCAGCTTCTGAAGAAGCTTATAATATAAACGAAATTCTCAACAACTTGATTGAGGAAAAAATAGTATCATATACTTGGGAGCAAGATCGTTATGATAGGCATAGATTGTTCTTTGAACTATCAGGAATGAATCAGGCAGATTCAATGAATACCTTGAGAGACGCAACCGTTGGGATCATTGGAACTGGGGGCATCGGTTCCAATGTTGCGACTCTTTTAGCTGCAGCCGGTATCGGTTGCCTAAAAGTTAGTGATGGCGATTTAATTGAAGAATCTAATTTAACTCGTACGACTACTTTTAAGGAATCACAGATTGGCACGCTTAAAATTGATTCTTTAAAGGCGAATTTAGCTGAACAAAATAGCTTTTGCGAAGTTCATACTTTGACACATCTCCTCTCCAGAGATAAATTACACGAGTTTATCTCTTTCTTTTCTGACTGTGATATTCTTGTTTTATCAGCAGATCCAAGTAATGCATTTGAATTAATTGGGAGGTTGCATAGTGAGATCAACATCCCCGTTATTAATGCTGGCTATTTAGGAAGGATGGGATTAGTTGGCCCAATTATGGATGCACATTCAAAACCAGGGTTCGAACAACTGTTTAATAGAGATGTATTTGAGAATATAAATACTACTATTAGAATAAATAAAAAATATCAAGCTCCATCATATGGGCCATTAAATTATATAGTTTCATCAATATGTTCACACGAAGTAATAAAATTTATTACCACAGGAAATAGTATTCTTAAAGAGAAAAGGCTAATAATTAATCCGGATAATTATGAAACGCTAGTTTATGATTATAAAAAAGATCTAAACTTAAATAGTCCTACGCAACATTATCCAGACAATGGAACAACCGATCAATTTGATATAATTGCAGATTTTTATAAAAATCATAGAGAGGGCGCAAGTTTAAATAGAGTGATTCTCGATGACTATGTAAAAGAGGTAATACTCAAAAGAGAGTATGCTACTGCGTTGGACATAGGCTGCGGAATAGGCACATATAGTCGAATGCTCGACCTTTGTTCTGCTCGAGTTGTAGCATTGGATACTAATAAAAAAATGCTGGATGTTGCCAGAGAGAAAGGTGGGCAGATTGAATATATTCAATGTGACTTAATTGAATATGAAAGTGATAGCTTGTTTGATTTTATTATCTTGTCCTTAGTGCTAGATCATATAAATGATTATTGTTCATATATAAAAAAAGTTAGGTCCATTTTGAGCAGAGAAGGTAGAGTTCTATGCATAGTACCGAATCATGTAAAAGACTCGTGCACTAGCCATCAGAATGACAAAATGGTAATAGAAAATTACTTCTACGAAGGGGTTCAAACTAAAAGTAGACTTGACGAACATGGCAATTTTTTATGTGAGCTTAACTCTTTCAAAAGAAACCTATCAACCTATGTAAATAGTTTTATCGATGCGGGATTCTCATTGGTATCAATTAAAGAGCCACGGCATCCTGATAAGATGCATTTAGGTCATAACTTTCCTTACTTCACAGTATTGGAGTTTAAATATGGTAATTGA